In one Euleptes europaea isolate rEulEur1 chromosome 12, rEulEur1.hap1, whole genome shotgun sequence genomic region, the following are encoded:
- the ABHD10 gene encoding palmitoyl-protein thioesterase ABHD10, mitochondrial, with translation MNGQKALALEDFCKSVGHAFVRFDYTGCGSSEGNVKEATVGKWRKDVLSILVGSSLGGWLMLHAAIARPEKVAALVGIAAAADNLVATFQQLPVEVKQEIEEKGEWKLPTKHNEEGFYTLPYEVIQEAENHCVLGAPLPINCPVRLLHGIKDEDIPWQVSLKIAERVISTDVDIILRKVGQHRMKEQDDIKLIVYTVEDLIDKLTTLA, from the exons ATGAACGGTCAGAAGGCACTTGCACTTGAAGACTTCTGCAAGTCTGTTGGTCATGCTTTTGTAAG GTTTGATTACACTGGCTGTGGAAGTTCAGAAGGCAATGTCAAAGAAGCTACAGTGGGGAAGTGGCGGAAGGATGTTCTTTCA ATTTTAGTTGGTTCTAGTTTGGGCGGATGGCTGATGCTTCATGCAGCAATTGCCCGACCAGAAAAGGTGGCTGCTCTGGTTGGAATAGCTGCAGCTGCAGACAATCTTGTAGCAACTTTTCAACAACTTCCTGTAGAG GTGAAGCAGGAAATAGAAGAAAAGGGCGAATGGAAGTTGCCAACCAAGCACAACGAAGAAGGCTTTTACACTTTGCCATATGAAGTCATTCAAGAAGCAGAAAATCACTGTGTGTTGGGTGCTCCTCTTCCCATAAATTGCCCTGTGCGACTTCTCCATGGCATAAAAGATGAAGATATTCCATGGCAGGTTTCCTTGAAAATTGCTGAACGTGTGATCAGCACAGATGTGGATATTATTCTCCGCAAAGTTGGGCAACATCGAATGAAAGAACAAGATGATATCAAACTTATTGTGTACACTGTTGAAGACTTGATTGACAAGCTGACCACACTAGCATGA
- the TAGLN3 gene encoding transgelin-3 gives MANRGPSYGLSREVQEKIEQKYDPELESRLVDWIIVQCGENTEQPPPGRQHFQKWLMDGTLLCKLINSLHPRGKEPIPKISESKMAFKQMEQISQFLKAAEIYGVRTTDIFQTVDLWEGKDMAAVQRTLLALGSEAVTRDDGCYRGDPSWFHRKAQKYRRGFSEEQLRQGQNVIGLQMGSNKGASQSGMTGYGMPRQII, from the exons ATGGCCAACAGGGGACCAAGCTATGGTTTAAGCCGAGAAGTCCAGGAGAAGATTGAACAGAAGTATGACCCCGAATTGGAAAGTCGGTTGGTGGACTGGATTATTGTACAGTGTGGTGAAAATACAGAGCAGCCCCCTCCTGGAAGGCAACATTTTCAGAAATGGCTAATGGATGGAACA CTGCTGTGcaagttaataaacagtttacATCCGAGGGGAAAAGAACCCATTCCAAAGATCTCAGAATCAAAGATGGCTTTCAAACAAATGGAGCAAATTTCTCAGTTCTTGAAAGCTGCAGAAATTTACGGAGTAAGAACAACAGATATTTTCCAGACGGTGGATTTATGGGAAG GAAAAGACATGGCGGCTGTGCAAAGAACTTTACTGGCTTTGGGCAGTGAGGCTGTAACGAGGGATGATGGATGTTATAGAGGGGATCCATCCTGGTTTCACAG gaAAGCACAGAAGTACCGGCGAGGGTTTTCAGAAGAGCAACTTCGTCAAGGACAAAATGTCATTGGCCTGCAAATGGGGAGCAACAAGGGAGCCTCTCAATCTGGGATGACAGGATATGGCATGCCAAGACAGATCATATAA